A portion of the Leptospira noumeaensis genome contains these proteins:
- a CDS encoding LIC13255 family lipoprotein yields the protein MNFNFLRVVGLPILCFGLSFQCIQNRDDLFYSAFEANQKTFETYAMKNSACGKEKLPGRLFISRVKIDDLKLCFRAIELIDCITWNTEGYIPDTCKVIGTSFR from the coding sequence ATGAATTTTAATTTTCTAAGGGTAGTGGGTCTGCCGATTCTCTGTTTTGGTTTATCGTTCCAATGCATTCAAAACAGAGACGATTTGTTTTATTCTGCTTTTGAGGCAAACCAAAAGACCTTTGAAACTTATGCCATGAAAAACTCCGCTTGTGGCAAAGAAAAACTTCCAGGTAGACTTTTTATCAGCAGAGTCAAAATTGATGACCTAAAACTATGTTTTCGCGCAATTGAACTGATCGATTGTATCACATGGAATACAGAAGGATACATTCCGGATACTTGTAAAGTCATTGGTACTAGTTTTCGATAG
- a CDS encoding LEA type 2 family protein — protein MVRRYLFLFSVLFSFVFTHCLSDTKKNLESLKACKFDLVDVRVDLKPNPNFPLIPLVDLYPQVSVTNPNNTKVSIYQFDLEIELLTPNGKEYIGKLQNETPLEVDPNSESLVVLKLVPDQKGSILPKLLSLAKQLSDAARRGEDAEFEIYGTVQVDSAFGKLPIPVREVSRIKLKK, from the coding sequence TTGGTCCGTAGATATTTATTTTTATTCTCAGTTCTATTTTCCTTTGTTTTCACTCATTGTCTCAGTGATACAAAAAAGAATTTAGAAAGCCTTAAAGCGTGTAAATTTGATTTGGTGGATGTTCGTGTAGATCTCAAACCAAATCCAAATTTTCCTTTAATCCCTTTAGTAGATTTGTATCCACAAGTTTCCGTAACCAATCCAAACAACACCAAGGTAAGTATTTACCAATTTGATTTGGAGATAGAACTCCTCACCCCGAATGGAAAAGAATATATCGGCAAACTCCAAAACGAGACACCTCTTGAAGTGGATCCAAATTCCGAGTCGCTTGTGGTTCTAAAACTGGTACCCGACCAAAAAGGATCCATCCTTCCCAAACTTCTTTCGTTAGCAAAACAACTGTCAGATGCAGCAAGACGAGGAGAAGATGCCGAATTCGAAATTTACGGAACCGTACAAGTGGATAGTGCTTTTGGAAAACTTCCTATCCCTGTCAGGGAAGTCTCTCGGATCAAACTTAAAAAATGA
- a CDS encoding zinc-binding dehydrogenase: MTEWDEMKAVTILKYDESEPQLELREKEIPTPKDNEVRIKIHLSPINPSDLMFIRGLYGFKKKAPVSAGFEASGIVDAVGSAIKTLKVGMNVSCVAPQNDGSWAEYMITTEDNCLPLVDGVSLDEGSSFFVNPMTAWAMVSKCSKEGHPAMIQTAAASALGKMVVRLCKERGIPLINVVRKKEQEDSLLEIGAENILNSTSPNYQKDLFKISKKLNATYAIDAVAGETAQSLVECMPYGSKVVCYGALSEKPFSVNSGIILFQNKKVEGFWLSSWIYEIGLEEFQKQAKEAQKFLKTVFQTKINKRFKFEDYKEGLEFYKQHMTEGKVVFGP, from the coding sequence ATGACTGAATGGGACGAGATGAAAGCAGTCACCATCCTCAAATACGACGAATCCGAACCTCAATTGGAACTCCGTGAAAAAGAAATTCCAACTCCCAAAGATAACGAAGTAAGGATCAAAATCCACCTTTCTCCGATCAATCCATCTGATCTAATGTTCATTCGCGGACTGTATGGGTTCAAAAAAAAAGCTCCTGTCTCAGCTGGGTTTGAAGCCAGCGGAATCGTCGATGCCGTGGGAAGTGCCATTAAAACTTTAAAAGTGGGAATGAACGTATCCTGCGTGGCTCCTCAAAACGACGGATCTTGGGCAGAATATATGATCACCACAGAAGACAACTGTTTACCGTTAGTTGATGGAGTGAGTCTAGACGAAGGATCCAGTTTTTTTGTAAACCCAATGACTGCTTGGGCGATGGTATCCAAATGTTCCAAAGAAGGTCATCCAGCCATGATCCAAACCGCAGCGGCCAGTGCCCTTGGTAAAATGGTAGTTCGACTTTGTAAAGAACGTGGAATCCCCTTAATCAATGTTGTGCGAAAGAAAGAACAAGAAGACAGTCTTTTAGAAATTGGAGCAGAAAATATTCTAAACTCCACTTCTCCCAACTACCAAAAAGATTTATTCAAAATTTCCAAAAAACTAAATGCAACGTATGCGATCGATGCAGTGGCAGGGGAAACGGCACAATCCCTAGTCGAATGTATGCCTTACGGATCGAAAGTGGTTTGTTACGGAGCACTCTCCGAAAAACCATTTTCTGTAAATTCTGGAATCATTTTGTTCCAAAACAAAAAAGTGGAAGGCTTTTGGTTGTCTTCTTGGATTTATGAAATTGGATTAGAAGAATTTCAAAAACAAGCCAAAGAAGCACAAAAATTTCTTAAAACTGTATTCCAAACAAAGATCAACAAACGATTTAAGTTTGAAGACTACAAAGAAGGTTTGGAATTTTACAAACAACATATGACCGAAGGGAAGGTAGTATTTGGTCCGTAG
- a CDS encoding MlaD family protein has translation MKPKKLSKESLTGIIFFSILVFAFFATVVETDRPAKKNPYRLSLFYSRVDGIKEGTEVRILGVPKGYVAHIDSRPLIDVPDRRFLDHNMDHAIELHIALEDPLTLWDNYEVDFQTVTLFSGRIININPGSSDGKRSFFKPTFRDGEKTPDYLPSARYFDDFFKATSVTMEENRADLRQITLDFRSISDKLNHTEGTIPKLIGSTEMYDELLATVKDAETIGKEGRRYMESSRNLENTMPIPFLITASYYGRTTPITGRRIGPQE, from the coding sequence GTGAAACCAAAAAAGTTATCGAAGGAATCCCTTACAGGCATCATTTTTTTTTCTATTTTGGTCTTTGCTTTTTTTGCAACTGTCGTAGAAACGGATCGCCCAGCCAAAAAAAATCCTTACCGATTATCTTTATTTTATTCTCGTGTGGATGGAATTAAAGAAGGAACCGAAGTTCGGATTTTAGGAGTCCCTAAGGGGTATGTGGCTCATATTGATTCAAGACCACTCATCGATGTACCTGATCGCCGATTCCTTGACCATAACATGGATCATGCGATTGAACTCCACATTGCTTTGGAAGACCCCTTAACTCTTTGGGATAATTATGAGGTTGATTTTCAAACTGTGACTTTGTTTTCTGGAAGGATTATTAATATCAATCCAGGTAGTTCGGATGGGAAACGTTCCTTTTTCAAACCAACGTTTCGCGACGGAGAAAAAACACCTGACTATTTGCCCTCTGCTCGGTATTTTGATGATTTTTTCAAAGCAACTTCCGTGACAATGGAAGAAAATCGTGCAGATCTCAGACAAATCACATTGGATTTTCGATCCATCTCCGATAAATTAAATCATACAGAAGGTACAATTCCCAAATTAATTGGAAGTACAGAAATGTATGATGAACTTCTTGCGACTGTAAAGGACGCAGAAACCATTGGAAAAGAAGGACGGCGTTATATGGAAAGTTCTAGAAATTTAGAAAACACCATGCCCATTCCATTTTTAATTACAGCATCGTATTACGGACGTACAACGCCAATTACGGGAAGAAGGATTGGACCACAAGAATAA
- a CDS encoding glycosyltransferase: MKVAIIHDWLTGMRGGELVLDSLLKAFPDADLFTLFYSKGKLNDRIENRKITTAFTNNLPFKEKYYRYYLPVFPTAIESLDLKGYDVVISSSHCVAKGVIPHPDTFHLSYIHSPMRYVWDMYYDYFPGRKGLKFFLLQAIANYLRTWDAASANRVDYFTCNSHFVGRRIQKYYRRDYKIVYPPCLPQDFRVHDVSKDDYYLMVSAFAPYKKIDLAIEAFRENGKPLILVGGGQEEGKLVKNLPKNILWKKGLPRNEVVELYKKARGFIFPGMEDFGITPVESQAYATPVIAYGKGGALESVKEDRTGVFFKEQTVKSLNEAIQRAEKIHFKRGDFQNSINRFTEEKFVSEIRKVVDRHK; the protein is encoded by the coding sequence ATGAAAGTTGCAATTATACATGATTGGCTCACCGGTATGCGCGGTGGAGAACTCGTACTAGATAGTTTATTAAAAGCATTTCCAGACGCGGATTTATTTACTCTTTTTTATTCCAAAGGAAAATTAAACGATAGGATTGAAAATAGAAAGATCACAACCGCTTTCACAAACAATCTTCCTTTCAAAGAAAAATACTACCGTTACTATTTACCAGTATTTCCCACTGCGATTGAATCTTTGGATCTAAAAGGTTATGATGTGGTGATTAGTTCATCCCATTGTGTGGCCAAAGGTGTCATCCCTCATCCCGATACTTTCCATTTAAGTTATATCCATAGCCCCATGCGTTATGTTTGGGATATGTATTACGATTATTTTCCTGGTCGAAAAGGTTTAAAATTTTTTCTATTACAAGCCATTGCTAATTACCTTCGCACATGGGATGCGGCTTCTGCCAACCGAGTGGATTATTTTACATGTAACTCGCATTTTGTGGGACGTAGGATTCAAAAATATTATCGTCGTGATTATAAAATTGTGTATCCGCCCTGTTTGCCCCAAGACTTCCGGGTTCATGATGTTTCGAAAGATGACTATTACTTGATGGTTTCGGCCTTTGCTCCTTATAAAAAAATTGATCTCGCCATAGAAGCCTTTCGCGAAAATGGAAAACCCCTCATCCTTGTGGGTGGGGGCCAAGAAGAAGGAAAACTCGTCAAAAATCTTCCCAAAAACATCCTTTGGAAAAAGGGACTTCCTCGCAACGAAGTGGTCGAACTCTACAAAAAAGCTCGTGGGTTTATTTTTCCAGGGATGGAAGACTTCGGAATCACCCCTGTCGAATCGCAAGCCTACGCCACTCCTGTCATCGCCTACGGGAAGGGGGGAGCTCTCGAGTCGGTCAAAGAGGACAGAACCGGGGTATTTTTTAAAGAACAGACGGTAAAATCCTTAAATGAGGCCATCCAAAGGGCGGAAAAGATCCATTTCAAACGCGGTGATTTCCAAAATTCCATCAATCGATTTACGGAAGAAAAATTCGTGAGCGAAATTCGAAAGGTAGTCGATAGACATAAATAG
- a CDS encoding flagellar FlbD family protein, which translates to MVILHRLKGAEFVLNADLIETIDANPDTIITLVNEKKFIVQEPVAEVVEKVIAYQTRIHNLPRVGERGPEET; encoded by the coding sequence TTGGTCATTTTACATCGACTTAAAGGTGCGGAATTTGTTCTCAATGCAGATTTGATTGAGACCATTGACGCAAATCCAGATACGATCATCACTCTTGTGAATGAAAAGAAATTCATTGTACAAGAGCCTGTAGCGGAAGTTGTGGAAAAGGTAATCGCTTACCAAACGAGAATCCATAACCTTCCCCGAGTTGGTGAAAGAGGGCCTGAGGAAACATAA
- a CDS encoding motility protein A: protein MDIATVIGLALGVALMLLGVVSGGLALTDLIDIPSMMITFGGAAAATIISFPWTSTIGVGAVTKKAFQNPPSDLPGLITTLVSFSEKARREGLLALEDDINELPEEFLKKGIQLVVDGTDPELVRNIMETEIGNTASRHAYGRAWWDAYAGFAPGFGMLGTLVGLVGMLKNLGGGDASAIGQGMATALITTLYGSLAQNLFAAPIVRKLTRRSEDELVIKQVMVEGTLSIQSGDNPRIVKEKLASFLTPAERSALKDDGD, encoded by the coding sequence ATGGATATAGCTACAGTCATTGGTTTGGCCCTTGGAGTGGCCTTGATGTTACTTGGGGTGGTTTCGGGTGGTCTTGCATTGACAGACCTTATCGATATACCCTCGATGATGATTACATTTGGTGGGGCCGCTGCCGCCACGATCATTTCCTTTCCTTGGACCTCTACCATTGGGGTGGGAGCTGTTACCAAAAAAGCCTTCCAAAACCCTCCCTCCGATTTACCTGGACTCATTACGACACTCGTTAGTTTTTCTGAAAAAGCACGTCGTGAAGGTTTACTTGCCTTGGAAGATGATATCAATGAACTTCCTGAAGAATTTTTAAAGAAGGGAATCCAACTCGTAGTGGATGGAACCGATCCCGAACTGGTTCGAAATATTATGGAAACCGAAATTGGGAATACAGCGTCAAGGCATGCTTATGGTCGCGCTTGGTGGGATGCTTACGCAGGTTTTGCGCCGGGGTTCGGGATGCTTGGAACCCTTGTGGGTCTTGTGGGGATGTTAAAGAACTTAGGTGGTGGGGATGCGAGTGCCATTGGACAAGGTATGGCGACGGCTCTAATTACCACATTATACGGATCACTGGCACAGAACTTATTTGCAGCACCGATTGTTAGAAAACTAACACGCCGCTCTGAAGATGAACTTGTGATCAAACAAGTTATGGTGGAAGGAACTTTATCCATTCAATCCGGGGACAACCCACGAATTGTAAAAGAGAAACTGGCGAGTTTCTTAACTCCTGCAGAACGATCTGCGCTCAAAGACGACGGAGATTAA
- the motB gene encoding flagellar motor protein MotB gives MAKKEKCPECIQKVPEFMATYGDMVTLLLCFFILLYTTGKTDAKEMQIILSAFKSTTGFFTGGQTLSKGSLEEMGMQIESLPSQVVGRNLSKAKKDAHEVFKPEVEAGKVRISENERGLVISLVGADYFYPGSAILTPAIRETLRKAAGLIKGLERFVRVEGHSDDDAVNPVNRPGREEREYINNWDLAGARAVNATVFMINSEEIEPSWFQAVSFGSYRPLVLENEGTPEAKAFNRRVDIIILTEKSTKRGPGESKYGLPDTRLPNTETNVEGEF, from the coding sequence ATGGCTAAAAAAGAAAAATGTCCTGAGTGCATCCAAAAAGTTCCCGAGTTCATGGCAACTTACGGAGACATGGTGACACTTCTCCTTTGTTTCTTTATCCTTTTGTATACAACAGGGAAAACAGATGCAAAGGAGATGCAGATCATTTTATCTGCATTCAAATCTACAACAGGATTTTTCACCGGTGGACAAACACTTTCGAAAGGATCGTTGGAAGAGATGGGTATGCAAATTGAATCCCTTCCATCTCAAGTAGTAGGACGTAACCTTTCCAAAGCAAAAAAAGATGCACATGAAGTTTTTAAACCTGAAGTAGAAGCAGGAAAAGTTCGAATTTCTGAAAATGAAAGAGGACTTGTGATTTCTCTTGTGGGTGCTGATTATTTTTATCCAGGTTCAGCTATCCTAACACCTGCTATCCGTGAAACCTTAAGAAAAGCCGCGGGCCTTATCAAAGGACTCGAACGATTTGTGCGAGTGGAAGGACATAGTGATGACGATGCAGTCAATCCTGTGAATCGTCCTGGTCGTGAAGAACGTGAATATATCAATAACTGGGATTTGGCGGGAGCAAGGGCTGTGAACGCTACCGTTTTTATGATCAATTCAGAAGAAATTGAACCAAGTTGGTTCCAAGCGGTTAGTTTTGGATCCTACAGACCTCTTGTATTGGAAAATGAAGGTACACCGGAAGCAAAAGCTTTCAACCGAAGGGTAGATATCATTATCCTAACTGAGAAGTCTACCAAACGAGGGCCAGGGGAAAGTAAATATGGACTACCTGACACTCGTTTGCCGAACACTGAAACAAATGTAGAAGGAGAATTTTAA
- a CDS encoding flagellar basal body-associated FliL family protein: MGDREVDEEEGGLAEGSSASAGMSPIVKWLLYIAAAIFGIIIVTVISMFVAQKTATSVFKQQKNISLVKAPPPLEVYTFQEEFRVNTSDVGESHFVKLKMSLGFESGQPALSAELAARVAQMQNIINLVIARKTKDDLKSITNQLDLREELKAHLNHILTNGKIKEVYFTEFLVN, from the coding sequence ATGGGTGACCGTGAAGTAGATGAAGAAGAAGGTGGGTTAGCCGAAGGTAGTTCCGCCTCTGCAGGGATGTCTCCCATTGTCAAATGGTTATTGTACATTGCTGCTGCCATTTTCGGGATTATCATTGTAACCGTTATATCAATGTTTGTTGCTCAAAAAACAGCAACAAGTGTGTTTAAACAACAAAAGAATATCTCTCTGGTGAAAGCTCCCCCTCCTTTGGAAGTTTACACATTTCAAGAAGAATTTAGAGTGAATACTTCTGATGTTGGTGAATCACATTTTGTTAAGTTAAAAATGTCTCTTGGGTTTGAATCTGGACAACCTGCTCTTTCTGCGGAACTGGCAGCACGTGTGGCTCAAATGCAAAATATCATTAACTTGGTGATAGCTCGTAAGACAAAAGATGATCTAAAATCCATTACGAACCAATTGGATTTACGTGAGGAACTCAAAGCCCACTTAAATCATATTTTGACGAATGGAAAAATCAAAGAGGTTTACTTTACCGAGTTCTTGGTAAACTAG
- the kdsB gene encoding 3-deoxy-manno-octulosonate cytidylyltransferase, translating to MSDQILGVIPARYASTRLPGKPLALIGTKPMIQWTYHHASLSKSIHRLVVATDDKRIHDVVLGFGGESVLTSPDHSTGTDRIIEVAEKFPNYGIILNIQGDEPGMEPNLMDGVLDLKTKNRNWEMTTAAVPFTASEDPKDPNKVKVVFDRTGRANYFSRSPIPASFKGEATYHRHLGIYAYEREFLMKYNHLPASDWETVESLEQLRALQNGSTIGVYLSDKANLGVDSPADLEVVIRDFKEKGLI from the coding sequence ATGTCCGACCAAATCCTCGGTGTGATCCCTGCTCGTTACGCGAGCACGAGACTTCCCGGAAAACCACTGGCCCTCATTGGCACAAAACCAATGATCCAGTGGACTTACCACCACGCATCCCTTTCTAAATCTATCCACCGTTTGGTGGTCGCCACAGATGACAAACGAATCCATGATGTTGTTTTAGGATTTGGAGGTGAGTCTGTTCTCACAAGTCCTGACCATTCCACAGGAACTGATCGTATCATCGAAGTCGCAGAAAAATTTCCTAACTACGGAATCATTCTCAACATCCAAGGCGACGAACCAGGGATGGAACCCAACCTCATGGATGGGGTTTTGGATTTAAAAACCAAAAATAGAAATTGGGAAATGACTACGGCGGCGGTTCCCTTTACCGCATCTGAAGACCCGAAAGACCCTAACAAAGTAAAGGTGGTCTTTGACAGAACTGGACGTGCTAATTACTTTTCTCGTTCACCTATCCCCGCTTCCTTTAAGGGAGAGGCAACTTACCATCGGCATTTAGGAATTTATGCCTATGAAAGAGAATTCTTAATGAAATACAACCATTTGCCGGCTTCCGATTGGGAAACGGTAGAGTCATTGGAACAACTTCGTGCTTTGCAGAATGGATCAACGATCGGGGTTTATCTTTCGGATAAGGCCAACTTGGGTGTGGATTCCCCTGCCGATTTAGAAGTGGTGATTCGCGATTTTAAAGAGAAGGGTTTGATTTAG
- a CDS encoding alpha/beta hydrolase: MTLTLILIILLITFFLNHVYRFSHFTDKIGNTKKPEDYSILDLLKVFLIGIRIRIPKPIGHICINNNYISQFLEFRNIKLNYWLSKNTESTTIVILFHGYAVSKTQLFDESEFFISNGYSTVLVDFRGSGQSSESYTGMGTYESEDVFQIFNFFKHKYKNKKIILFGHSLGSVAILRAIYKYKIDPKAIILQAPFDSFLNTTRNRFRILKIPSFPFAEFLVLFGSVTLFTNLFAFNPYKYAKDLNIPVLYLIGEKDNRVFLEDIQRIVYNTKSYKSLAIISKVSHDYLYASNQQDWKKYIMEFLTYINKMKNI; this comes from the coding sequence ATGACATTAACATTAATTCTAATAATTCTATTGATTACTTTTTTCTTAAACCATGTTTATCGATTTTCTCATTTTACAGACAAAATAGGAAATACTAAAAAACCTGAGGATTATTCAATACTTGATTTATTAAAAGTATTTTTAATAGGAATAAGAATAAGAATACCAAAACCCATAGGTCACATTTGTATTAATAACAATTATATTTCGCAGTTCTTAGAATTTAGAAATATAAAACTTAATTACTGGCTATCTAAAAATACTGAGTCAACTACTATTGTTATCTTATTTCATGGATATGCAGTTTCAAAAACGCAATTATTCGATGAATCAGAATTCTTTATTTCGAATGGATATTCTACAGTATTAGTAGATTTTCGTGGAAGTGGTCAATCTTCGGAATCTTATACAGGAATGGGAACTTATGAATCAGAAGACGTATTTCAAATTTTTAATTTTTTTAAACACAAATATAAGAACAAAAAAATAATTCTATTTGGTCATTCATTAGGTAGTGTTGCGATTCTTCGGGCAATTTATAAATACAAAATTGATCCTAAAGCCATAATTCTTCAGGCTCCGTTTGATTCTTTTCTTAATACAACCAGAAATAGATTCAGAATTCTAAAAATTCCCTCCTTTCCTTTTGCTGAATTTTTGGTTTTATTTGGGAGTGTTACTCTATTTACAAATCTTTTTGCATTCAATCCATACAAATATGCAAAAGATTTAAATATTCCAGTTTTATATTTAATAGGTGAAAAAGATAACAGGGTATTTCTTGAAGATATTCAAAGAATTGTATATAATACAAAATCGTATAAATCTTTAGCAATTATTTCAAAGGTATCTCATGATTACCTTTACGCTTCTAATCAACAAGATTGGAAGAAATATATTATGGAATTTCTGACTTATATAAATAAAATGAAAAACATATAG
- the vapC gene encoding type II toxin-antitoxin system tRNA(fMet)-specific endonuclease VapC: protein MYLIDTNICIYFIKNNPKSVVQKVQSIQPYQIKISSITVAELEYGAVKSQFPERNRMTLIKFLSAFDIIPFTDSDAEVYGYIRSALEKNGKIIGPYDIQIAAQAISRNLILVSNNTKEFTRVPNLKLENWI, encoded by the coding sequence ATGTATTTAATTGATACAAATATTTGTATCTACTTTATTAAAAATAATCCGAAATCCGTAGTTCAAAAAGTTCAATCCATTCAACCATATCAAATAAAAATTTCATCTATTACTGTTGCTGAATTAGAATATGGCGCAGTTAAAAGTCAATTTCCTGAAAGAAATAGAATGACACTAATTAAATTCTTATCTGCCTTTGATATCATTCCATTTACTGATTCAGATGCTGAAGTATACGGTTACATAAGATCTGCTTTAGAAAAAAATGGCAAAATTATCGGGCCTTATGACATACAGATTGCAGCACAAGCTATTTCTAGAAATTTAATCCTAGTTTCAAACAATACAAAAGAATTTACAAGAGTTCCAAATTTAAAACTAGAAAATTGGATTTAA
- the vapB gene encoding type II toxin-antitoxin system antitoxin VapB: MTHASKVFISGNSQAVRIPKEFQVSEKELYIQKVGNTLFLFPKSDPWKAFEESLHEFSEDFFSDGRSQPESQIRDTF; the protein is encoded by the coding sequence ATGACTCATGCATCAAAAGTTTTTATTAGTGGTAATAGTCAGGCTGTGCGGATTCCAAAAGAATTTCAAGTATCGGAAAAAGAATTATATATTCAAAAAGTCGGGAATACTCTTTTCTTATTTCCTAAATCTGACCCTTGGAAAGCTTTTGAGGAGAGCCTCCATGAATTTTCGGAAGACTTTTTTTCAGATGGCAGATCTCAACCAGAAAGTCAAATTCGAGATACATTTTAA
- a CDS encoding YaaC family protein translates to MYILVNGKLPSINSHGMKLLKPERLNYIGDIIVKILNSETGAINIYTKLFECQNMAGDWSLIDFLKSIPELYEIFLECYKEKQSNLIPITITKKRDDIFETFPIEALARVQYSDQFPKNIINFQKSYLSPQQSMDKKRIILRPKLNSIDIGVYSYTGQKYLQVAYSKNNSLHQMPLPILFLSSLYALGFLTRYNPEIWSNFNRTDSTGEKLVFENFTDLCQRLIPNYALNKIHSTNHQFTNSRQGIRDFQHSLRELDVKELIKEYLEENRE, encoded by the coding sequence ATATATATATTAGTTAACGGCAAACTACCTAGCATTAATTCACATGGAATGAAGTTACTCAAACCAGAAAGATTAAATTACATAGGAGATATCATTGTCAAAATTCTAAATAGTGAGACTGGAGCAATAAATATTTATACAAAGTTATTTGAATGCCAGAATATGGCAGGGGATTGGAGTTTAATCGATTTCCTTAAATCCATTCCAGAATTGTATGAAATTTTTTTAGAATGTTACAAAGAAAAACAAAGCAATTTAATTCCCATTACAATTACAAAGAAAAGAGATGATATATTTGAAACATTTCCGATAGAGGCTTTAGCAAGAGTTCAATATTCAGATCAATTTCCAAAAAATATTATCAATTTTCAAAAATCATATCTTAGCCCGCAACAATCGATGGACAAAAAAAGAATCATTCTTCGCCCAAAACTAAATTCTATTGATATTGGCGTTTACTCATACACTGGTCAAAAATACCTTCAAGTAGCATATTCGAAAAATAATTCACTTCATCAAATGCCGCTTCCTATCTTATTCCTCTCGTCCTTGTATGCTCTTGGATTCCTTACAAGATATAATCCAGAAATTTGGTCAAATTTTAATCGAACTGACTCAACAGGAGAGAAGCTTGTATTCGAAAATTTCACTGATCTTTGCCAACGTTTAATACCAAATTATGCACTAAATAAGATTCATTCAACAAATCATCAATTTACGAATAGTAGACAAGGAATTAGGGATTTTCAACATTCCTTAAGAGAGTTAGATGTTAAAGAATTAATAAAAGAATACCTTGAGGAAAATCGAGAATGA
- a CDS encoding YaaC family protein, with protein MEIFTENPREKIWQMLDRFQYSSNIISHFEKNNLIYDISLADSISGSIAQSREYFSAAANSSLQISPLLLYYGTTNLYYATYIY; from the coding sequence ATGGAAATTTTTACCGAAAATCCACGAGAAAAAATCTGGCAGATGCTAGACAGATTTCAATATTCAAGCAATATCATTTCTCATTTTGAAAAAAACAATCTAATATACGATATTTCTCTTGCAGATTCAATATCAGGCTCAATAGCACAATCTAGAGAATACTTCAGCGCAGCAGCAAATTCTTCCCTACAGATTTCGCCACTCTTATTATATTACGGAACCACTAATCTCTATTATGCGACATATATATATTAG